One stretch of Desulfobacterales bacterium DNA includes these proteins:
- the groL gene encoding chaperonin GroEL (60 kDa chaperone family; promotes refolding of misfolded polypeptides especially under stressful conditions; forms two stacked rings of heptamers to form a barrel-shaped 14mer; ends can be capped by GroES; misfolded proteins enter the barrel where they are refolded when GroES binds) yields the protein MAKIIKYDMKAREAMLNGVRALADAVVVTLGPKGRNVVIDKSWGSPTVTKDGVTVAKEIELEDKFENMGAQMVKEVASKTSDMAGDGTTTATVLARAIYEEGQKLVAAGNNPMSIKRGIDKAVETIIQELRNISKPTKDQREIAQVGTISANNDETIGNIIAEAMGKVGKEGVITVEEAKSMDTTLDVVEGMQFDRGYLSPYFVTDPEKMVASLEDPFILINEKKISGMKDLLPVLEQVAKMGKPLLIIAEDVDGEALATLVVNKLRGTLQVAAIKAPGFGDRRKAMLEDIAILTGGQVVSEDLGVKLENITLDGLGKAKRITINKDNTTIVDGAGSRADLESRVKQIRAQLEDTTSDYDREKMQERLAKLIGGVAVINVGAATETEMKEKKARVEDALNATRAAVEEGIVPGGGVALVRCIKTLEKIEMPAEEKLGVKVVMRAIEEPLRQIANNAGLEGSVVIDKVKNAEGSFGYNARTDIYEDLIKAGVIDPTKVVRYALQNAASVASLMLTTEAMIADKPEPKSEAPGGGMGGGMGGGMGGMGGMGGMM from the coding sequence ATGGCTAAAATTATCAAATATGACATGAAAGCCCGCGAAGCGATGCTCAACGGGGTAAGGGCTCTTGCCGATGCAGTCGTGGTCACTCTCGGCCCCAAAGGAAGAAATGTCGTCATTGACAAATCCTGGGGTTCCCCGACTGTCACCAAAGACGGTGTTACAGTTGCCAAGGAAATCGAACTCGAAGACAAGTTTGAAAATATGGGCGCCCAGATGGTCAAAGAAGTTGCCAGCAAAACAAGTGACATGGCGGGTGACGGAACCACAACGGCAACGGTACTGGCCAGAGCGATTTATGAAGAAGGTCAGAAACTGGTCGCCGCCGGCAACAATCCCATGTCTATCAAACGTGGAATTGACAAGGCTGTTGAAACTATCATTCAGGAACTTCGCAATATCAGCAAACCCACCAAAGACCAGAGAGAAATCGCTCAGGTCGGTACCATTTCCGCCAACAATGACGAAACCATCGGCAACATTATTGCTGAGGCTATGGGCAAAGTCGGTAAAGAAGGCGTTATTACCGTTGAAGAAGCCAAATCCATGGATACCACGCTGGATGTCGTCGAGGGTATGCAGTTTGATCGCGGCTATCTGTCTCCTTATTTCGTCACCGATCCTGAAAAAATGGTTGCCTCTCTGGAAGATCCGTTTATCCTGATAAACGAGAAAAAAATCAGCGGCATGAAAGACCTGCTGCCGGTTCTCGAGCAGGTGGCCAAAATGGGCAAACCGCTCCTGATTATTGCCGAAGACGTTGACGGCGAAGCGCTGGCAACCCTGGTTGTCAACAAACTGCGCGGCACACTTCAGGTAGCGGCCATAAAAGCTCCGGGTTTTGGCGACAGACGGAAAGCCATGCTCGAAGATATCGCCATCTTGACCGGCGGGCAGGTCGTTTCAGAAGATCTTGGCGTAAAACTCGAAAATATTACGCTTGATGGACTGGGTAAAGCCAAACGTATCACCATTAACAAAGACAATACCACTATCGTAGACGGTGCCGGTTCCAGAGCCGATCTGGAAAGCCGGGTCAAACAGATTCGTGCACAGCTCGAGGATACCACCTCCGATTACGATCGTGAAAAAATGCAGGAACGTCTGGCCAAACTCATCGGTGGTGTAGCCGTTATTAACGTCGGCGCCGCCACAGAAACTGAAATGAAAGAAAAGAAAGCCCGGGTTGAGGATGCACTCAATGCAACCCGTGCAGCTGTCGAAGAAGGAATTGTTCCCGGAGGCGGCGTCGCCCTGGTGCGCTGCATCAAAACCCTTGAAAAAATTGAAATGCCCGCGGAAGAAAAATTAGGGGTTAAGGTGGTCATGCGGGCTATTGAGGAGCCCTTGCGCCAGATTGCCAACAATGCCGGATTAGAAGGCTCGGTGGTGATTGATAAAGTCAAGAATGCTGAGGGCTCATTCGGTTATAACGCCAGAACCGATATCTATGAGGATCTGATTAAAGCCGGCGTTATCGACCCGACAAAAGTAGTTCGCTATGCCCTGCAGAACGCTGCCAGTGTAGCATCCCTGATGCTGACCACTGAAGCCATGATTGCTGACAAGCCTGAACCAAAATCTGAGGCCCCTGGCGGTGGTATGGGCGGTGGCATGGGCGGTGGTATGGGCGGTATGGGCGGCATGGGCGGCATGATGTAA